The DNA segment CGGATTCTCCGGCAGTTTCTAAACTTACATCACTCCATAAATTCCCATTTATATTATTGTTAAGAATTCTATTGTAACTGGAAGTCCCAATAATGATTATTCCGTGTGCAGTGTTGTTCTGAATAGTATTCTGACTCACCGTGATACTGTAAGCACCATTTTCAATCAGAACACCTTCTCCACCATTACCAGAAATCACATTTCCACTAACTGTAGAATCATGAGCATTATTAGCCCACACACCCAGCCAGCTGTTGCCAAATATGTTGTTGTTACTGATCTGACTATCAGATGATCCAACCAATCCTACACCCACCTGATTACCTGAGATATTAGTGTTACCTGAAACCTGAATTAGAGAACTATTAGAAATGTAAACCCCATTTCTAAGATTATTCACTAAAATATTTCCATTTACAACAGTATTTGAACTGTTTTCAATGAATATGCCTTCAGGGTTCGCAGAAACAGTGTTACCATTGGTGATTGTGTTGTTCACACCATTGCAAACCCAAATACCAGCCCATTTATTCGCAGTAACATTGCTACCCTGGACAAAGTTTCCAATAGCATAGAACAGATCTATTCCCACGTTGTTTCCAGATATTTCAATGTTATTTGCTATTTGATTGTCATTACTGGTTGCATCCGGTATGAGAATTCCATTCCAGGTGTTGTTTCGAACAATATTCCCAGTTATGTTATTGTTATTTGCATTGTTTTGCAGAACAATTCCTTCCTGGTTGTTGGAAACTGTGTTACCATTTACAGAGGTGTTTGTGGTATTATAAAGCCAGATTCCAGCCCAACTATTCCCAGAAACATTATTACCCTGTACCGTGTTTCCGCTTGAATAATACATCTTAACACCAACATCATTTCCAGAAATCTCTGTGTTATTCACAACCTGATTACCAGTACTAGTAGCATCCGGTACAAGAACACCATTCCAAGTGTTATCCCTAATAGTGTTACCAGTCACAAGGTTATTACTGGAAGAATTCTGCAGTACAACACCTTCCTGGTTGTTGGAAACCCTATTGGAAGCAATGGTGTTTCCAGTACCATTGTACACCAGTATACCAACCCAGCTGTTGGAATCAACATCGTTGTTATAAACTGTGCTTTGAACTGCGTTTGTGAGCTGTATCCCCACAACATTACCAGTTAAAGTGTTGTTAGTGATGGTTACATTGTTTGTTGAGTCCACATTTATTCCGCTGGATCCAGTTGCATTAGAAATAGTGAATCCTGTAACCGTGGTTCCAGATGCATCCAGACCAGTGATGAATATAACAGGATATCCCTCATTACCGCTCAATATAGCTTCGTTACCCACCAGGTTAAGTGAATGAGTTATGATTAGAGATATTTTGTTATAGGTTCCACTTAAGAATGTAACAAAATCTCCTGCACCCGCACCATCAAGAACGTCCTGAATATCTTCACTGGACATACTGGAATTTACTAAGAAATACGATGGATTAATAAACGCACCAGTAAAGACTGTTTGATTGTTAGTTGTGGCAATTATGGTAACTGTTCCCGTGACCAATCCTGCAGTGAACATTGCAGAAGCAATTCCATTAAATGAAGCTTTTACGTTTTTGTCAAATGTTCCAAGATCTGACTGGAAATACACCAGAGATCCATTGGGTATGTGACCTATAGCTGGATCTAAAGTTGTCACTTCGGTTCCATTAAACAGGTTGTTGAAACTTACAGTAACCAGACTGGTCTGAGTCTTATTGATTGTTGTGGGACTGGCAAGAATGGTCATGTAGATCCATGGGGAGTAATTTGCTGTTCCACTGATTAAACTGGCAAAATCCGGACTGTTAGAACCCCACCAGTTGTACTGTGAATTTACTATTCCACTGGTGGAGTATATTGAATATCCTTTACCGAACATAATGCTATTGTAATGTATTTCACTGTTAGCCCCATTATTGTATAGAAAATTACCAGAATTAGCCAAGTTTTGACTGACCAATGAATCGGTGATTACTAGGGTTTTTTTCCGATTATTAACAGATTCTAAATTGTAAACAGCACCTCCAGCAGCAGTTGCAATGTTATCTTTTAATGTGGAATTTTTAATAGTTACAGTTCCTGTGCTGCAACATATGCCAATTGCACCACCATTTACTGCAGTGTTATTAGTAAATAGAGAATTATCCACCATGGTTACTGCTGTTGCATAAACTGCTCCCCCTGTAACTGTTGCAGTGTTACAGGTGAATGTGGAGTTGTTTATGGTAAGTCTGCCGATGATATTATCCATCGCACCACCATTCTGGGCAGTGTTGCTGGTGAAGTTGCATCCGGTTACAGTCACTGTACTGGAATAACTGTCAATTGCACCCCCTGAACCATTTAAGGCAGTGTTGAAACTGAAGAACGAATTGTAAATGAGGGTGACTGATTCATCATCATTATTAATTGCACCACCATCAATATTGGCACTATTACCTGAAAAAGTGCAGTTGATTACAGTTAAAGGCCCGTCATCATCATTACATAGGGCACCACCATAAGTGGCAGTCCCATTGATGAAAATACAGTTCATCACGTTGCACGAAGCGTAGTAGTAGTTGTCTATAGCACCTGCAGAACCGTTGGTAGCACTGTTTCCATGGAAAATGCTGTCAGATACCGTAGCTGTGCTGTAGAAGTCGTTGTTAATGGCACCAGCATACCTTTCTGCAGTGTTGGATGTGAAAGTAGAGTTATTTACACCCATAAATCCATAATTGTCATTGGTAATTGCACCACCATAATATGAGGCAGCATTGGATGTGAAAATACAATTCGACACATTAAGAGTGGTTATTGTGCCATTATAAACCTCAGTAATGAGTAATCGAAGTTCCCTGTCATCTGTACGGTAAATACGCAGACTACTGTAATCATAACTGCATATAGCTCCACCAAAAGTTGCGGTGTTTCCTGTGAATGTGCTACTGGTTACACTGAGGTTGCTGCCATCATAATTGAAGATAGCTCCACCAGAATCATTATTTGCAGTGTTAGA comes from the uncultured Methanobacterium sp. genome and includes:
- a CDS encoding right-handed parallel beta-helix repeat-containing protein, yielding MNNETGNDSYNGQDPVYNNLTGDGPKLSIKNATGTVVDNGTVYVANGVYGGENNTNIQITRNLSLIGESQNGTVINAYNLAQIFTIQPGVTFILKNVTLTNATSSYGGSIYNSGTMYLDSCSITGNIASSSVGWAYDGGAIYNTGTLNIQNSSISQNKAKGNGGAIYNSGTLNIQNSHINQNTAISSNGGAIYNFGSSANLTIVNTTFDSNKAGNGGGAIDNHNSNSLTVIDSKFTENSCGARYGGAIDNWKDAPIAGSVNITGCTFTGNSAYQSGGAINNHNYSTAIITDCIFSGNSATIKGGAISNYLSKMALNDCKFTSNNAGTSGGAIDNGPGSFLSMEDCIFINNTAVNGGAIENYGDSTLNIESSYFVNNTATEFGGAIYNNNTSIVLVTVSGSTFSGNTATTNGGAIHNTGVLNITSSTFKAGTAGDGGAIFNNGIASIESSIFTSNTANNDSGGAIFNYDGSNLSVTSSTFTGNTATFGGAICSYDYSSLRIYRTDDRELRLLITEVYNGTITTLNVSNCIFTSNAASYYGGAITNDNYGFMGVNNSTFTSNTAERYAGAINNDFYSTATVSDSIFHGNSATNGSAGAIDNYYYASCNVMNCIFINGTATYGGALCNDDDGPLTVINCTFSGNSANIDGGAINNDDESVTLIYNSFFSFNTALNGSGGAIDSYSSTVTVTGCNFTSNTAQNGGAMDNIIGRLTINNSTFTCNTATVTGGAVYATAVTMVDNSLFTNNTAVNGGAIGICCSTGTVTIKNSTLKDNIATAAGGAVYNLESVNNRKKTLVITDSLVSQNLANSGNFLYNNGANSEIHYNSIMFGKGYSIYSTSGIVNSQYNWWGSNSPDFASLISGTANYSPWIYMTILASPTTINKTQTSLVTVSFNNLFNGTEVTTLDPAIGHIPNGSLVYFQSDLGTFDKNVKASFNGIASAMFTAGLVTGTVTIIATTNNQTVFTGAFINPSYFLVNSSMSSEDIQDVLDGAGAGDFVTFLSGTYNKISLIITHSLNLVGNEAILSGNEGYPVIFITGLDASGTTVTGFTISNATGSSGINVDSTNNVTITNNTLTGNVVGIQLTNAVQSTVYNNDVDSNSWVGILVYNGTGNTIASNRVSNNQEGVVLQNSSSNNLVTGNTIRDNTWNGVLVPDATSTGNQVVNNTEISGNDVGVKMYYSSGNTVQGNNVSGNSWAGIWLYNTTNTSVNGNTVSNNQEGIVLQNNANNNNITGNIVRNNTWNGILIPDATSNDNQIANNIEISGNNVGIDLFYAIGNFVQGSNVTANKWAGIWVCNGVNNTITNGNTVSANPEGIFIENSSNTVVNGNILVNNLRNGVYISNSSLIQVSGNTNISGNQVGVGLVGSSDSQISNNNIFGNSWLGVWANNAHDSTVSGNVISGNGGEGVLIENGAYSITVSQNTIQNNTAHGIIIIGTSSYNRILNNNINGNLWSDVSLETAGESVIADNTLGDSHVGIFLQNSSNNTISDNYIFNETWDGIYSGYGSNSNTIMGNTIKKGNGYGIRMQGSVNNLIYINNLLNTLILAYDDGTNQWDNGTDGNYYSDWNSTDPRQVAGGDNLDNHPSTSQIVYVPPGLEELISATSNCQADDAGIISLAHNITTGSVTAWEKSNKIFNWVKDNITYQFYYNTQKGAAETMNYGSGNCVDITHLLIALCRASAIPAQYVFGTYLNDNGTKVGYVWASLYITGDWVFADATSTENKLGVINNWNTSSLQLNGVYTSLPF